A window of Hyalangium gracile contains these coding sequences:
- a CDS encoding hybrid sensor histidine kinase/response regulator: MDRDRLAQALMATFLEELEGHVAALNRDLLAWEKASSPARAQELITSLLRTVHSVKGASRAVSLTLVETACHRLEEVLVALPQGQPTSPEVYELGFALADALDDARQRLARKQDLVGSPLEALLPRLAAAAQRQPSAVASTPPPAPPEPAPRAPEPPAAPATEAPVAETLPVRVSAQKLDALLSRSGELRVSSLRLEGRAEWVETLREELASLRSRLQGSEEASARRLEARLGQLSRELLADRLALSQAVSGLDEEVRRARTLPFAEACEGLERTARDVARGAGKQVRLEVHGGALELDRSLLQGLREPLLHLVRNAVAHGLETPEERRRAGKPPEGRISLAARLSGGRVQVSVEDDGRGLDLDAIRARARAQGWDVPEGIDAARLIFRPGLSTASQVTSVSGRGVGLDVVRSQVEGLRGSVDVSFLPGAGTRFVLDVPLTLSTLRVLLVSAGGQQFALPAESVERLMRLAPTEVREVEGRQVWVAQDVLVPLTSLASVLGLPAGVPRARLATVVLASGSLRVALGVDEVLAEQEVLVRGLGARVRRARHVSGAAVLPDGKMALLLHPASLIRIAEGLPHASLFPAPTARRARQRILLADDSPTTRALEQSLLEAAGYEVLACADGAEAWERLQRVGADALVTDVEMPRMDGFALTEAVRTSPRFSRLPVVLVTARDKPEDKTRGLEVGASAYLVKSAFDQTNLLETLRRLL; this comes from the coding sequence ATGGACCGGGACAGGCTCGCACAGGCGCTGATGGCCACGTTCCTCGAGGAGCTCGAGGGGCACGTGGCCGCGCTCAACAGGGACCTGCTGGCCTGGGAGAAGGCCTCCAGCCCCGCGCGCGCCCAGGAGCTCATCACCTCGCTGCTGCGCACGGTGCACAGCGTGAAGGGCGCCTCGCGCGCGGTGAGCCTGACCCTGGTGGAGACGGCCTGCCACCGGCTGGAGGAGGTGCTCGTCGCCCTGCCGCAAGGGCAGCCGACCTCGCCCGAGGTGTATGAGCTGGGCTTCGCCCTCGCGGATGCGCTGGATGACGCGCGGCAGAGGCTCGCCCGGAAGCAGGACCTGGTCGGCTCTCCGCTGGAGGCGCTGCTGCCTCGGCTGGCGGCGGCGGCGCAGAGACAGCCCTCCGCGGTGGCGTCCACCCCTCCTCCCGCTCCGCCCGAGCCCGCGCCCCGCGCGCCCGAGCCTCCCGCCGCTCCCGCCACGGAGGCCCCCGTCGCCGAGACGCTGCCCGTGCGGGTGTCCGCGCAGAAGCTGGACGCGCTGCTGTCGCGCAGCGGTGAGCTCCGCGTGTCGAGCCTGCGGCTGGAGGGGCGCGCGGAGTGGGTGGAGACGCTGCGCGAGGAGCTGGCCTCGCTGCGCTCCCGCCTCCAGGGCTCCGAGGAGGCCTCCGCCCGCAGGTTGGAGGCCCGGCTGGGACAGCTCTCCCGGGAGCTGCTGGCGGATCGGCTGGCGCTCTCCCAGGCCGTGAGCGGGCTGGACGAAGAGGTGCGACGCGCGCGGACCCTGCCCTTCGCGGAGGCCTGCGAGGGGCTGGAGCGCACCGCGCGAGACGTGGCCCGCGGCGCCGGCAAGCAGGTGCGGCTGGAGGTGCATGGCGGAGCGCTGGAGCTGGATCGCTCGCTGCTCCAGGGCCTGCGCGAGCCGCTGCTCCACCTGGTGCGCAACGCCGTGGCCCACGGCCTGGAGACGCCCGAGGAGCGCCGCCGCGCGGGCAAGCCGCCGGAGGGGCGCATCAGCCTCGCCGCCAGGCTGTCCGGAGGCCGCGTGCAGGTGTCGGTGGAGGACGACGGGCGGGGGCTGGACCTCGACGCCATCCGAGCCCGCGCGAGGGCCCAGGGGTGGGATGTCCCCGAGGGCATCGACGCCGCCCGGCTCATCTTCCGCCCAGGCCTGTCCACCGCCTCGCAGGTGACGTCCGTCTCGGGGCGAGGCGTGGGGCTGGACGTGGTGCGCTCCCAGGTGGAAGGGCTCCGGGGCAGCGTGGATGTGTCCTTCCTGCCGGGCGCGGGCACCCGCTTCGTGCTGGATGTGCCGCTCACCTTGAGCACGCTGCGGGTGCTGCTGGTGAGCGCGGGCGGGCAGCAGTTCGCCCTCCCCGCCGAGAGCGTGGAGCGGCTGATGCGGCTGGCGCCCACCGAGGTGCGCGAGGTGGAGGGACGGCAGGTCTGGGTCGCCCAGGACGTGCTGGTGCCGCTCACCTCGCTAGCCAGCGTGCTGGGCCTGCCCGCCGGGGTTCCGCGCGCCCGCCTCGCCACGGTGGTGCTCGCCTCGGGCTCGCTGCGCGTGGCGCTGGGCGTGGACGAGGTGCTGGCCGAGCAGGAGGTGCTCGTCCGCGGGCTGGGTGCCCGCGTGCGCCGGGCCCGCCACGTCTCCGGCGCCGCGGTGCTTCCCGACGGGAAGATGGCGCTCCTGCTCCACCCCGCCTCCCTGATTCGCATCGCCGAGGGCCTGCCCCACGCCAGCCTCTTCCCCGCGCCCACCGCGCGCCGGGCCCGCCAGCGCATCCTCCTGGCGGATGACTCGCCCACGACGCGGGCCCTGGAGCAGAGCCTGCTGGAGGCCGCGGGCTACGAAGTCCTGGCGTGCGCGGACGGCGCCGAGGCCTGGGAGCGGCTGCAGCGCGTGGGCGCCGACGCGCTCGTCACCGACGTGGAGATGCCGCGCATGGACGGCTTCGCCCTCACCGAGGCGGTGCGCACCTCGCCGCGCTTCTCGCGGCTGCCCGTGGTGCTCGTCACCGCCAGGGACAAGCCCGAGGACAAGACGCGCGGCCTCGAGGTGGGCGCCAGCGCCTACCTGGTGAAGAGCGCCTTCGATCAGACGAACCTGCTGGAGACCTTGAGGCGACTGCTATGA
- a CDS encoding sensor histidine kinase: MSEPPAKKRSRRTDPAPDPTSGKPTASKRAAQSGDTKKVPAGQQGRRVAAAGPASDSPEAQKAYEALRAVVAGSTDSVSAKDLQGRYLLINEAGARALGRSVEQVLGRDDSELLPPEQAADAIAKDRQVLSTGQTITFERVEHTPGGARVLLSTQGVLKDTAGQAFGTFCVHRDITRHQRVEEEQSLNVERLRLCMEAAQVGTWDWDIQAGRIRWSENIDSILGGVPGGPGDTYEAFLQRVLAEDRTRFAQQVAAALKAPADFEAEFQVYVPQGAPRWMRSKVRVLSRDGQATRMLGTLKDVTRELQMEEESRRAVDFQEQLVGIVSHDIRSPLGAIISWARIMAAGGPPPEEQQRTFKRITSAALRIERLTRLLLDFARARLGGGITLEPRRCDMRELLQKVTHEFRVAYPDRAVSFEVEGADSHGSWDPDRLGQVLSNLLENALKYSPPDTAVRLGARGEKDQVVLAVHNQGKPIPSELMPHIFEPFRRGPQSSRTAKTSYGLGLYIVQEIVHAHGGTIEVRSDIEEGTTFTVCLPRVPPAAMELMKRPSPVAPQRP, from the coding sequence ATGTCCGAGCCCCCCGCCAAGAAGCGCTCCCGGCGCACCGACCCTGCCCCCGACCCCACCTCGGGCAAGCCCACCGCCAGCAAGCGCGCCGCGCAGAGCGGCGACACGAAGAAGGTCCCCGCCGGCCAGCAGGGGCGTCGCGTGGCCGCGGCGGGCCCGGCCTCCGACTCGCCGGAGGCCCAGAAGGCCTACGAGGCGCTGCGCGCCGTCGTCGCGGGCTCCACCGACTCGGTGTCCGCCAAGGATCTCCAGGGCCGCTACCTGCTCATCAACGAGGCGGGCGCTCGGGCGCTCGGGCGCTCGGTGGAGCAGGTGCTGGGCAGGGATGACTCGGAGCTGCTCCCACCGGAGCAGGCCGCGGACGCCATCGCCAAGGACCGGCAGGTGCTGTCCACCGGGCAGACCATCACCTTCGAGCGGGTGGAGCACACGCCCGGCGGGGCGCGCGTGCTGCTGTCCACGCAGGGCGTGCTGAAGGACACGGCGGGGCAGGCGTTCGGCACCTTCTGCGTCCACCGGGACATCACCCGGCACCAGCGGGTGGAGGAGGAGCAGTCGCTCAACGTGGAGCGGCTGCGGCTGTGCATGGAGGCGGCCCAGGTAGGCACGTGGGACTGGGACATCCAGGCGGGGCGGATCCGCTGGTCGGAGAACATCGACTCCATCCTGGGAGGCGTGCCGGGCGGGCCGGGAGACACGTACGAGGCCTTCCTGCAGCGGGTGCTGGCGGAGGACAGGACGCGCTTCGCGCAGCAGGTGGCGGCGGCGCTGAAGGCGCCGGCGGACTTCGAGGCGGAGTTCCAGGTCTACGTGCCGCAGGGGGCGCCGAGGTGGATGCGCTCGAAGGTGCGGGTGCTGTCGCGGGACGGGCAGGCCACGCGGATGCTGGGCACGCTGAAGGACGTCACGCGCGAGCTGCAGATGGAGGAGGAGTCGCGCCGGGCGGTGGACTTCCAGGAGCAGCTGGTGGGCATCGTCAGCCACGACATCCGCAGCCCGCTGGGGGCGATCATCTCCTGGGCGCGCATCATGGCGGCGGGAGGCCCGCCGCCGGAGGAGCAGCAGCGCACGTTCAAGCGCATCACGTCGGCGGCGCTGCGCATCGAGCGGCTGACGCGGCTGCTGCTGGACTTCGCGCGGGCGCGGCTGGGCGGGGGCATCACGCTGGAGCCGCGGCGGTGTGACATGCGTGAGCTGCTCCAGAAGGTGACGCACGAGTTCCGGGTGGCGTACCCGGATCGCGCGGTGTCGTTCGAGGTGGAGGGGGCGGACAGCCACGGGAGCTGGGATCCGGATCGACTGGGGCAGGTGCTGTCGAACCTGCTGGAGAACGCGCTGAAGTACAGCCCGCCGGACACGGCGGTGCGGCTGGGGGCTCGGGGGGAGAAGGATCAGGTGGTGCTCGCGGTGCACAACCAGGGCAAGCCCATTCCCTCGGAGCTGATGCCGCACATCTTCGAGCCGTTCCGGCGGGGGCCGCAGTCCTCGCGCACGGCGAAGACGAGCTACGGGCTGGGGCTCTACATCGTGCAGGAGATCGTCCACGCGCACGGGGGCACCATCGAGGTGCGCTCGGACATCGAGGAGGGCACCACGTTCACCGTGTGCCTGCCGCGAGTGCCGCCCGCGGCGATGGAGCTGATGAAGCGCCCGTCCCCGGTGGCGCCTCAGCGCCCGTGA
- a CDS encoding sigma-54-dependent transcriptional regulator, giving the protein MPGRILIAEDEREMRALLDKGLTRRGFTPRVCETADEALALVVAEDFDAVLTDLRMPGMSGLALCERIVLTRPDIPVVVVTAFGSMETAVAAIRAGAYDFITKPVDLDALVLVLERAVRHRALREEVRRLRQALAQGVELGGLVGQSPALRQAYTVIDRVADVDTTVLITGESGTGKEVAARALHTRGRRRAGPFVAINCAAMPEPLLESELFGHVKGAFTDAHASRTGLFVQASGGTLFLDEVGELPLGLQPKLLRALQERKVRQLGGNEEVAFDARIVAATNRDLELAVEEGRFREDLYYRLNVINLELPPLRARGNDVLLLSQHFVEHFAARTGKRVLGLSPAAAQKLLAYGWPGNVRELQNCIERAVALTTFEQLTVEDLPERVRSYTAPRVLPEVSDVSEWVTLEEVERRYIHRVLEAVGGSRTLAARVLGVDRKTLYRKLHRDEDDESKP; this is encoded by the coding sequence ATGCCAGGACGCATCCTGATCGCCGAGGACGAGCGCGAGATGCGCGCGCTGCTCGACAAGGGGCTGACGCGCCGGGGCTTCACACCGCGCGTGTGCGAGACGGCGGACGAGGCGCTGGCGCTCGTGGTCGCCGAGGACTTCGACGCGGTGCTCACGGACCTGCGGATGCCGGGCATGAGCGGGCTGGCGCTGTGCGAGCGCATCGTCCTCACCCGGCCGGACATCCCCGTGGTGGTGGTGACGGCGTTCGGCAGCATGGAGACGGCCGTGGCCGCCATCCGCGCCGGGGCCTATGACTTCATCACCAAGCCGGTGGACCTGGACGCGCTGGTGCTCGTGCTGGAGCGCGCCGTGCGGCACCGCGCCTTGCGAGAAGAGGTGCGGCGCCTGCGCCAGGCGCTCGCCCAGGGCGTGGAGCTGGGCGGCCTGGTGGGCCAGAGCCCGGCGCTGCGCCAGGCGTACACCGTCATCGACCGGGTGGCGGACGTGGACACCACCGTGCTCATCACCGGCGAGAGCGGCACCGGCAAGGAGGTGGCCGCGCGGGCGCTCCACACCCGAGGCCGGCGCCGGGCCGGGCCCTTCGTGGCCATCAACTGCGCGGCCATGCCCGAGCCGCTCCTGGAGAGCGAGCTGTTCGGCCACGTGAAGGGCGCCTTCACCGACGCGCACGCCTCGCGCACCGGCCTCTTCGTGCAGGCCAGCGGCGGCACGCTCTTCCTGGACGAGGTGGGCGAGCTGCCCCTGGGGCTCCAGCCCAAGCTGCTGCGCGCGCTGCAGGAGCGCAAGGTGCGGCAGCTGGGCGGCAACGAGGAGGTGGCCTTCGACGCGCGCATCGTCGCGGCGACCAATCGCGATTTGGAGCTGGCGGTGGAGGAGGGGCGCTTCCGCGAGGACCTCTACTACCGGCTCAACGTCATCAACCTGGAGCTGCCGCCGCTGCGCGCCCGAGGCAACGACGTGCTGCTGCTCTCCCAGCACTTCGTGGAGCACTTCGCCGCGCGCACCGGCAAGCGCGTGCTGGGGCTGAGCCCCGCGGCGGCGCAGAAGCTGCTGGCCTACGGCTGGCCGGGCAACGTGCGCGAGCTGCAGAACTGCATCGAGCGCGCGGTGGCGCTCACCACCTTCGAGCAGCTCACCGTGGAGGACCTGCCCGAGCGCGTGCGCAGCTACACCGCGCCCCGGGTGCTGCCCGAGGTGTCGGATGTGTCCGAGTGGGTGACGCTCGAGGAGGTGGAGCGCCGCTACATCCACCGCGTCCTCGAGGCGGTGGGCGGCAGCCGTACCCTGGCCGCGCGCGTCCTCGGGGTGGACCGCAAGACGCTCTACCGCAAGCTCCACCGCGACGAGGACGACGAGTCCAAACCCTGA
- the cheB gene encoding chemotaxis-specific protein-glutamate methyltransferase CheB, whose amino-acid sequence MNANLPNPLRVVVAEDSPTARRLLVEIIRADPGMQVVGEARDGLEAVELTQRLRPHLVTMDIQMPNMDGLQATQRIMTEVPTPVVVVSTLVERDIQTSMAALRAGALAVLQKLVGPESPDFERESRHLRDTLKAMAVVKVVRQWPQRGRVSTSLPPVTPVSRTRPSVLAIAASTGGPAALHRILSGLPENYPLPILVVQHIALGFAEGMAQWLDSVTPLEVKVASEGELLKPGTVYIAPDDRHLGVTSEGRVQVSNAAPVGGFRPSGTWLFRSVARAYGSSGIALILTGMGQDGLEGVRELRQAGGRVLAQDEATSVVYGMPGVVVGAGLADAVLPLDGIAAHVRELAAPAAG is encoded by the coding sequence ATGAACGCCAACCTGCCCAACCCGCTGCGAGTCGTGGTGGCCGAGGACTCGCCCACCGCCCGCCGCCTGCTGGTGGAGATCATCCGCGCCGACCCGGGGATGCAGGTGGTGGGCGAGGCCAGGGACGGGCTCGAGGCGGTGGAGCTCACCCAGCGGCTGCGCCCCCACCTGGTCACCATGGACATCCAGATGCCGAACATGGATGGGCTGCAGGCCACCCAGCGCATCATGACGGAGGTGCCCACGCCGGTGGTGGTGGTGTCCACGCTGGTGGAGCGCGACATCCAGACGTCCATGGCCGCGCTGCGCGCCGGAGCGCTCGCCGTGCTGCAGAAGCTGGTGGGCCCCGAGTCCCCGGACTTCGAGCGCGAGAGCCGCCACCTGCGCGACACGCTCAAGGCCATGGCCGTGGTGAAGGTGGTGCGCCAGTGGCCCCAGCGCGGGCGGGTGTCCACCTCGCTGCCTCCCGTCACACCCGTGTCGAGGACCCGGCCCTCGGTGCTGGCCATCGCCGCCTCGACGGGCGGGCCCGCGGCGCTCCACCGCATCCTCTCGGGGCTGCCGGAGAACTACCCCCTGCCCATCCTCGTCGTGCAGCACATCGCCCTGGGCTTCGCGGAGGGCATGGCGCAGTGGCTCGACTCCGTCACACCGCTGGAGGTGAAGGTGGCCAGCGAGGGCGAGCTGCTGAAGCCGGGCACCGTCTACATCGCCCCGGACGATCGGCACCTCGGCGTCACCTCGGAGGGGCGGGTGCAGGTGTCGAACGCGGCGCCCGTGGGGGGCTTCCGGCCCTCGGGCACCTGGCTCTTCCGCTCGGTGGCGCGCGCCTACGGCTCCAGCGGCATCGCGCTCATCCTCACCGGCATGGGCCAGGACGGCCTCGAGGGCGTGCGAGAGCTACGCCAGGCCGGTGGGCGGGTGCTGGCGCAGGACGAGGCCACCTCCGTCGTCTACGGCATGCCCGGAGTGGTGGTGGGCGCGGGGCTGGCCGACGCCGTGCTCCCGCTCGACGGCATCGCCGCCCACGTGAGGGAGCTGGCCGCTCCGGCCGCGGGCTGA
- a CDS encoding sensor histidine kinase — translation MSEQTDTWAQVFTALPDPAYLLDETGRICACSAAGARTLGLEPSQLLDRRWGELPVELQLLARLETERTQVLATGLPRSVELSWPTPEGTSLHAFQLTLVPGAAGAGARVLVTARSLSEAETVYARALELEQAARAEVEAAERRRSFLYQAMSTLFAHPPDPQAMYTLLAHLAVPDLADWCLVDALEQGAWVSRVASACLDPTQEEKVRALPQRLELRPDAPIGLLRVLRTGESELVPAVTDSLLRAAAAEPHHPVLLSVLQARSYMIVPLRARGNTLGAVTFVASSSGRRYGQEDLALAEDLCQRASLAIDNARLFGESRRATRAREDLLAVVSHDLRNPLNVVQLGSALLLRERPGVPRDEHVVKHATRIRDASDRALRLISDLLDWGRLEEGHLPLELREEDPSTLLMEAVDSIRALAEAHHLHVTLDVPDELPRVRCDRTRVLQVLGNLLGNAVKFTEAGGQLTVSARMRGHEIRLHVRDTGKGIAPEQLPYVFDRYWQAKDAASRGTGLGLAIAKGLVEAHGGRIWAESTPGEGSTFSFSLPALQLSQQPPAEDARS, via the coding sequence ATGAGCGAGCAGACCGATACGTGGGCCCAGGTCTTCACGGCCCTTCCGGATCCGGCCTACCTGCTCGACGAGACAGGCCGCATCTGCGCATGCAGCGCGGCCGGCGCGCGCACCCTGGGCCTGGAGCCCTCGCAGCTCCTCGACCGCCGCTGGGGCGAGCTCCCCGTGGAGCTTCAACTGCTCGCCCGTCTGGAGACCGAGCGGACCCAGGTGCTCGCCACCGGGCTGCCCCGCTCCGTGGAGCTCTCCTGGCCCACGCCCGAGGGCACCAGCCTGCATGCCTTCCAGCTCACGCTCGTGCCCGGCGCGGCCGGAGCAGGCGCGCGGGTGCTGGTGACGGCGCGCTCGCTCTCGGAGGCGGAGACCGTCTATGCCCGCGCCCTGGAGCTGGAGCAGGCCGCCCGCGCCGAAGTGGAGGCCGCCGAGCGCCGCCGCTCCTTCCTCTATCAGGCGATGAGCACGCTCTTCGCCCACCCGCCGGACCCCCAGGCCATGTACACGCTCCTGGCCCACCTGGCCGTGCCGGACCTGGCGGACTGGTGCCTGGTGGATGCGCTCGAGCAGGGCGCCTGGGTGTCTCGCGTGGCCTCCGCCTGCCTGGACCCGACCCAGGAGGAGAAGGTCCGCGCGCTGCCCCAGCGACTGGAGCTGCGCCCGGATGCGCCCATCGGCCTGCTGCGCGTGCTGCGCACCGGTGAGTCCGAGCTGGTGCCCGCGGTGACGGACTCGCTGCTGCGCGCCGCCGCCGCCGAGCCCCACCACCCGGTGCTGCTCTCCGTGCTCCAGGCCCGCTCGTACATGATCGTCCCGCTGCGCGCGCGCGGGAACACGCTCGGGGCCGTCACCTTCGTGGCCTCCAGCTCCGGGCGACGCTACGGGCAGGAGGACCTGGCCCTGGCCGAGGACCTGTGCCAGCGCGCCAGCCTCGCCATCGACAACGCGCGCCTGTTCGGCGAGTCGCGCCGGGCCACCCGCGCCCGCGAGGACCTGCTGGCCGTCGTCTCGCACGACCTGCGCAACCCGCTGAACGTGGTGCAACTCGGCTCGGCGCTGCTGCTGCGCGAGCGCCCCGGCGTCCCGCGCGACGAGCACGTCGTCAAGCACGCCACCCGCATCCGCGACGCGTCGGACCGGGCGCTGCGGCTCATCTCGGATCTGCTGGACTGGGGCCGCCTGGAGGAAGGGCACCTGCCGCTGGAGCTGCGCGAGGAGGACCCGTCGACGCTGCTCATGGAGGCCGTGGACAGCATCCGCGCCCTGGCCGAGGCCCACCACCTCCACGTCACCCTGGATGTGCCCGACGAGCTGCCGCGGGTGCGGTGTGACCGGACGCGCGTGCTCCAGGTGCTGGGCAACCTGCTGGGCAACGCGGTGAAGTTCACCGAGGCCGGCGGACAGCTCACCGTGAGCGCCCGGATGCGCGGCCACGAGATCCGCCTCCACGTGCGCGACACGGGCAAGGGCATCGCCCCCGAGCAGCTGCCCTACGTCTTCGATCGCTACTGGCAGGCCAAGGACGCGGCCAGCCGTGGCACGGGGCTGGGGCTGGCCATCGCCAAGGGCCTGGTGGAGGCCCACGGCGGCCGCATCTGGGCCGAGAGCACTCCGGGTGAGGGCAGCACCTTCTCCTTCAGCCTGCCCGCGCTGCAGCTGTCCCAGCAGCCGCCCGCCGAAGACGCCCGCTCCTGA
- a CDS encoding glycoside hydrolase family 1 protein gives MSRRHLLSLGLLLAACSDRPNFDEDVVKATPLGEGLPAGFMLGTSTSSHQTEGGLENDWAVWERGRWPDGRPHIKDESVSGDATDSWNRFDEDVRLMERLGANAYRFSVEWARIQPTPDTWDEEALARYARWARTLRQQGITPLVTLYHFTLPTWVSDTGGWENPATIDAFETYAARVAQALGGEVDWWCTVNEPNVYAVLGYLDGEWPPGKQDMKATADVLSHLMEGHARAARQLRALDTVDVDGDGAATRIGLAHHVRVFQPATGTTADTLVAGLTDDFFNESVPESLRTGRIRLSVPGQVSIDRAVEDLKGSIDYLGINYYTRDYVRQYFGEPSLSRQYVPRGRDTNDLGWELYPEGLYLFLTRYAKLGLPLVVTENGMADRAGERRPYYLQSHLYAVEQAIAKGADVRGYFHWSLLDNFEWAEGYEPKFGLFTVDLESPEKTRTETAAVSTFQDIARRLGLTPRP, from the coding sequence ATGAGCCGCCGGCACCTGCTCTCCCTGGGCCTGCTGCTGGCCGCGTGCAGTGATCGGCCGAACTTCGACGAGGACGTGGTGAAGGCAACGCCCCTGGGCGAGGGCCTGCCCGCCGGCTTCATGCTGGGCACCTCCACCTCCTCCCATCAGACCGAGGGCGGCCTGGAGAACGACTGGGCCGTCTGGGAGCGCGGCCGCTGGCCGGACGGGCGCCCGCATATCAAGGATGAGTCGGTGTCCGGGGACGCCACGGACTCGTGGAACCGCTTCGACGAGGACGTGCGGCTCATGGAGCGGCTGGGCGCCAACGCCTACCGCTTCAGCGTGGAGTGGGCGCGCATCCAGCCCACGCCGGACACCTGGGACGAGGAGGCCCTGGCACGCTATGCGCGGTGGGCTCGCACGCTGCGCCAGCAAGGCATCACCCCGCTGGTGACGCTGTACCACTTCACCCTGCCGACGTGGGTCTCGGACACGGGCGGCTGGGAGAACCCCGCCACCATCGACGCCTTCGAGACGTACGCGGCGCGGGTGGCCCAGGCGCTCGGCGGCGAGGTGGACTGGTGGTGCACGGTGAACGAGCCCAACGTCTACGCGGTGCTCGGCTACCTGGATGGCGAGTGGCCTCCGGGCAAGCAGGACATGAAGGCCACGGCCGACGTGCTCTCCCACCTCATGGAGGGCCATGCCCGAGCGGCCCGCCAGCTCCGCGCCCTGGACACGGTGGATGTGGACGGGGACGGCGCCGCCACGCGCATCGGCCTGGCCCACCACGTGCGCGTCTTCCAGCCCGCCACCGGCACCACGGCGGACACCCTGGTGGCGGGCCTGACGGACGACTTCTTCAACGAGAGCGTGCCCGAGTCGCTGCGCACCGGCCGCATCCGCCTCTCGGTGCCGGGGCAGGTGAGCATCGATCGCGCGGTGGAGGACCTGAAGGGCTCCATCGATTATCTGGGCATCAACTACTACACGCGTGACTACGTGCGTCAGTACTTCGGCGAGCCCTCGCTGTCGCGCCAGTACGTGCCGCGCGGCCGGGACACGAATGACCTGGGCTGGGAGCTCTACCCGGAAGGCCTCTACCTCTTCCTCACCCGCTACGCGAAGCTGGGCCTGCCCCTCGTCGTCACGGAGAACGGCATGGCGGACAGAGCGGGCGAGCGACGGCCCTACTACCTCCAGAGCCACCTCTACGCCGTGGAGCAGGCCATCGCGAAGGGCGCGGACGTGCGCGGCTACTTCCACTGGAGCCTGCTGGACAACTTCGAGTGGGCCGAGGGCTATGAGCCGAAGTTCGGTCTTTTCACGGTGGACCTGGAAAGTCCGGAGAAGACGCGAACGGAGACGGCCGCGGTGTCCACCTTCCAGGACATTGCACGAAGGCTGGGCCTCACCCCCAGGCCCTAG
- a CDS encoding sensor histidine kinase, whose amino-acid sequence MKLARKISLALALLAIAVLAGMESLEVRRELAHSSADMRHNHRLMGHTIAGSISKAWQQAGETEALALLEQANRVQGQVRLRWVWLEGSLEHPPRVPLPAPVLDRLRAGLDDAVTDLDEPPGTLRSYIPVPVNGRAGAIELSEPLVEAQRHVRNTVIGTTIATLAIAGAFLLVAMAMGNRLVGRPIDQLVQLARRIGEGQLDARVQFRQRDELATLAAAMNQMGEMLQHARETLAAETAARLNTLEHLRHADRLTTVGKLASGVAHELGTPLNVVLGRAKMISSGEVVGEEVGECARIISQQAEHMTRIIRQLLDFARRREPQRTPEPLAQLVARTLSMLRPIAHKREVALVNEVPEALTLEVDAGQLQQVLTNLVMNGLQAMKKPGTVRVSAEPARATPPADIGGPEADWLRLDVRDEGEGISAEHLPHIFEPFFTTKDVGEGSGLGLSVSHGLIQDHGGWISVRSEPGRGSCFSIYLPRGDTTCQDAS is encoded by the coding sequence TTGAAGCTCGCGCGAAAGATCAGCCTTGCCCTGGCCCTGCTCGCCATCGCCGTGCTCGCGGGGATGGAGTCGCTCGAGGTGAGGCGCGAGCTGGCGCACTCGTCGGCGGACATGCGGCACAATCACCGCCTGATGGGCCACACGATCGCCGGCTCCATCAGCAAGGCCTGGCAGCAGGCGGGAGAGACCGAGGCGCTCGCGCTGCTCGAGCAGGCCAACCGCGTCCAGGGCCAGGTCCGCCTGCGCTGGGTGTGGCTCGAGGGCTCCCTGGAGCACCCGCCCCGCGTGCCGCTCCCGGCGCCCGTGCTCGACCGGCTGCGCGCCGGGCTGGACGACGCGGTGACGGACCTGGACGAGCCGCCGGGCACGCTGCGCTCCTATATCCCCGTGCCCGTGAATGGCCGGGCGGGCGCCATCGAGCTCTCCGAGCCGCTCGTCGAGGCGCAGCGGCACGTGCGCAACACGGTGATTGGCACCACCATCGCCACGCTGGCCATCGCCGGGGCCTTCCTGCTCGTGGCCATGGCCATGGGCAACCGGCTGGTGGGCCGCCCCATCGATCAGCTCGTGCAGCTGGCCCGGCGCATCGGCGAGGGGCAGCTGGATGCCCGCGTCCAGTTTCGCCAGAGGGATGAGCTGGCCACGCTGGCCGCGGCGATGAACCAGATGGGCGAGATGCTCCAGCACGCGCGAGAGACGCTCGCGGCGGAGACGGCGGCCCGCCTGAACACGCTCGAGCACCTGCGCCACGCGGACCGGCTCACCACGGTGGGCAAGCTGGCCTCCGGCGTGGCCCACGAGCTGGGCACCCCGCTCAACGTGGTGCTCGGCCGGGCGAAGATGATCTCCTCCGGCGAGGTGGTGGGCGAGGAGGTGGGCGAGTGCGCCCGCATCATCTCCCAGCAGGCCGAGCACATGACGCGCATCATCCGCCAGCTGCTCGACTTCGCGCGGCGCCGAGAGCCCCAGCGGACCCCGGAGCCGCTCGCCCAGCTCGTGGCGCGCACGCTGAGCATGCTCCGGCCCATCGCCCACAAGCGGGAGGTGGCCCTGGTGAACGAGGTGCCGGAGGCGCTGACGCTGGAGGTGGATGCCGGGCAGCTCCAGCAGGTGCTCACCAACCTGGTGATGAACGGCCTGCAGGCCATGAAGAAGCCCGGCACCGTGCGCGTGAGCGCCGAGCCGGCCCGGGCCACGCCTCCGGCGGACATCGGCGGACCGGAGGCGGACTGGCTGCGGCTGGACGTGCGCGACGAGGGCGAGGGCATCTCCGCGGAGCACCTGCCCCACATCTTCGAGCCCTTCTTCACCACCAAGGACGTGGGCGAGGGCTCCGGCCTGGGGCTGTCCGTGTCCCATGGCCTCATCCAGGACCATGGGGGGTGGATCTCCGTGCGCAGCGAGCCCGGCCGCGGCAGCTGCTTCTCCATCTACCTGCCGCGAGGAGACACCACATGCCAGGACGCATCCTGA